The Impatiens glandulifera chromosome 3, dImpGla2.1, whole genome shotgun sequence genome contains a region encoding:
- the LOC124932010 gene encoding thioredoxin-like 1-2, chloroplastic: protein MAVSFKLGLLVSGSYESITRQRENNGVLRFNHFNGGLHFSPDFLGKPISLIDQKGSRNLSLQAQSSNYVSKFLRWWEKTSEPNMVEIHSAQELIDSLLNAGDRLVIVDFYSPGCGGCKALHPKICQLAGLNPDAIFLKVNYEELKKMCQILHIHVLPFFRFYRGSEGKLCSFSCTNATIKKFKDALAKHGVDRCSIGPAKGVEQTEILKLAAVGEISEKRQSFNADLVLKGNSGGWWS from the exons ATGGCTGTTTCGTTCAAGTTGGGTCTCCTAGTTTCTGGTTCTTATGAGAGCATCACCAGACAAAGAGAAAACAATGGTGTTCTTAGGTTCAACCATTTTAATGGAGGTTTGCACTTCAGTCCAGATTTTCTAGGGAAACCCATTTCCCTAATAGATCAAAAGGGTTCCAGAAATTTATCTCTACAG GCACAATCTTCAAATTATGTGAGCAAGTTCTTGAGATGGTGGGAAAAGACTTCTGAACCAAATATGGTGGAAATTCATTCAGCCCAAGAACTTATTGATTCATTGTTGAATGCTGGTGATAGATTAGTCATAGTTGATTTCTATTCCCCTGGTTGCGGCGGTTGCAAAGCCTTACACCCAAAA ATCTGTCAACTGGCTGGATTAAACCCAGATGCTATATTCTTGAAAGTGAACTATGAAGAGTTAAAGAAAATGTGTCAAATCCTCCATATACATGTGCTTCCATTCTTTAGATTCTATAGAGGTTCTGAAGGAAAGCTTTGTAGCTTCAGCTGCACAAATGCAACC ATAAAGAAATTCAAAGATGCATTGGCAAAGCATGGGGTTGATAGGTGCAGTATTGGACCAGCAAAAGGTGTAGAACAAACCGAGATATTAAAACTGGCTGCTGTTGGAGAAATATCTGAGAAAAGGCAGAGCTTTAATGCAGATTTGGTTCTGAAAGGTAACAGTGGCGGGTGGTGGAGCTAG
- the LOC124928582 gene encoding pre-mRNA-processing protein 40A, whose product MSQQGFGQSLPGQFRPMVPTQQGQSFVPASSASQQFHPVGSSPNIGMQQNPNQLHQIPPRNAQPAQSMPSSQAIQMPHFQQSFSNMPNLGGSGVPLSSSYTYAPSSFGLPQNTVSASPQFQQSQLHVPVGSGGGQSWLPSGNQPGQHVTSLQQSGHQAIDSNASVPAANLPAVTDSQSSDWQEIVPEDGRKYYYNKRTRQSSWEKPSELMTPLERADASTVWKEFTNADGRKYFYNKVTKQSTWQIPEELKMAREQALQISQKSDVSVTAVAPLNDNASDQTSAAASSPVSVTPGAVVNGAVVSGSSAFPIAQTAGSSVDAASSIPMTTTTSATVGNNGVPSSVSTNTTPIANSGISSSHDVSNSSNEASMQDIEEAKKGMAVAGKINVTPVEEKPVEDEPLVFANKQEARSAFKALLESANVESNWSWEQAMRAIIHDKRYSALKPGERKQAFNEYLGQRKKLEVEERRKRNVKAREEFRKMLEEREDLTSSTRWSKGTMFEEDERFKAVERPSDREEIFRNYMFDLDKKEKEKAHEESRQQIIEYRKFLETCDFIKVNTQWRKIYDKLEGDERCIRFVHLDKMNRFEIFQEYITDLEKEEEEQKKIEKDQLRRIERKNRDAFRKMLDDHIAAGRLTAKTHWLDYCSQVKDSEEYQAVAKNLSGSTPKDLFEDVSDELEEQYYEDKTRVKNALKLGKAIITSQSTFEDFKLDVVDDIGSPPISDINFKLVFEDLVERAREKEEKEAKKRQHLLEDFTDLLSTFKEITVSSGWDESKQLFEESFEYRSIGEESFAKEIFEDYISHLQEKAKERKREEEKAKEKEKEREEKEKRKEKERKEKDKERERAREKSKESKKEDAESENIEIIDDYVHKEEKRRDKDRDRKHRRRHHASDDLGSDKDEREDSKRSRRHDGGSDKEEKEDSKRSRRYDGGSDRDEKEDSKRSRRHDGGSDREEKEDLKRSRRHDIGSDRDEKEESKKLRRNEFGSDVDEKEDSKKLRRHDVGSDRDEKEDSKRSRRHGSDRKKSRRHAYSPESDSEGKHKKHKKDYRDGSRRTNEELEDGELGEDGEIH is encoded by the exons ATGAGTCAACAAGGTTTCGGTCAATCATTACCTGGTCAA TTCCGACCCATGGTACCTACACAACAAGGTCAGTCGTTTGTCCCTGCATCCTCAGCTTCCCAGCAGTTTCACCCAGTTGGATCTTCACCCAATATAGGGATGCAACAAAATCCAAACCAACTACATCAAATACCTCCAAGGAATGCTCAGCCTGCACAGTCAATGCCTTCATCACAGGCAATTCAGATGCCACATTTCCAACAAAGTTTCAGTAATATGCCTAATTTGGGTGGTTCTGGGGTGCCACTGTCTTCATCATATACC TATGCACCGTCTTCCTTTGGTCTACCTCAAAATACGGTGTCTGCTTCGCCACAATTCCAACAATCACAACTGCATGTACCAGTTGGTTCTGGTGGTGGACAGTCTTGGTTGCCCTCAGGGAATCAACCTGGACAACATGTTACTTCTTTACAGCAGAGTGGGCATCAAGCTATAGATTCAAATGCCTCTGTGCCA GCTGCTAATCTTCCCGCTGTTACTGACTCACAGTCTTCTGACTGGCAAGAGATTGTACCCGAAGATGGAAGAAA GTATTATTACAATAAGAGAACGAGACAATCAAGTTGGGAGAAGCCATCAGAATTGATGACACCTCTTGAG AGAGCAGATGCATCAACTGTATGGAAGGAATTCACAAATGCAGATGGTAGAAA GTACTTCTATAACAAGGTTACAAAACAATCTACTTGGCAAATTCCGGAGGAACTCAAG ATGGCCCGTGAACAAGCTCTGCAAATTAGCCAGAAGTCAGATGTTAGTGTGACTGCTGTTGCACCCCTAAATGATAATGCATCAGATCAGACAAGTGCTGCAGCTTCCAGTCCAGTTTCAGTTACACCAGGTGCTGTTGTTAATGGTGCGGTGGTTTCTGGCTCGTCAGCCTTTCCGATTGCACAAACGGCTGGTTCAAGTGTAGATGCTGCTTCATCTATACCCATGACTACTACAACTTCTGCTACGGTTGGGAATAATGGGGTTCCATCTTCTGTTAGCACTAATACTACTCCAAT AGCTAATTCGGGAATTTCGTCTTCTCATGACGTGTCAAATTCGTCAAATGAGGCTTCAATGCAGGATATTGAG GAAGCTAAGAAGGGGATGGCAGTTGCTGGAAAAATCAATGTGACTCCAGTAGAGGAGAAACCAGTTGAGGATGAACCTTTAGTTTTTGCCAATAAGCAG GAAGCAAGAAGTGCATTTAAAGCATTATTAGAGTCTGCAAATGTTGAGTCAAACTGGTCATGGGAGCAG GCAATGCGAGCAATAATCCATGACAAAAGATACAGTGCTTTAAAACCTGGAGAGAGGAAACAAGCTTTCAATGAG TATTTGGGCCAACGAAAGAAATTGGAGGTTGAGGAAAGGCGTAAAAGGAATGTGAAAGCACGCGAGGAATTCAGAAAGATGTTGGAA GAGCGGGAAGATCTAACATCATCAACAAGATGGAG CAAAGGAACCATGtttgaagaagatgaacggtTCAAAGCTGTTGAGCGGCCATCAGACCGTGAGGAAATATTTAGAAATTACATGTTTGATCTTGATAAGAAG GAAAAGGAGAAGGCTCATGAAGAGAGTAGGCAGCAAATCATAGAATACAGGAAATTTCTGGAAACATGCGACTTCATAAAA GTGAATACACAGTGGAGGAAGATTTACGATAAACTAGAAGGTGATGAAAGATGTATACGTTTTGTGCATCTTGATAAGATGAACCGTTTTGAAATTTTCCAG GAATATATTACTGATTTGGAAAAGGAAGAAGAGGAGCAGAAGAAGATAGAGAAG GATCAACTTAGGCGAATTGAGAGGAAAAACCGTGATGCATTTCGCAAGATGCTGGATGACCACATTGCTGCAGGCAGGCTGACAGCTAAAACTCATTGGCTTGACTATTGCTCGCAG GTCAAGGATAGTGAAGAATACCAGGCTGTTGCTAAGAATCTATCTGGTTCTACCCCAAAAGATTTATTCGAAGATGTTTCGGACGAATTGGAAGAACAG TATTATGAAGACAAAACTCGGGTAAAGAATGCCTTGAAGCTAGGAAAG GCAATAATCACATCGCAGTCTACCTTTGAAGACTTCAAGCTAGATGTCGTCGATGATATAGGTTCACCGCCGATATCAGACATCAATTTCAAG CTTGTATTTGAGGATCTGGTTGAAAGGGccagagagaaggaggagaaagaAGCTAAAAAGCGTCAGCATCTTCTTGAAGACTTCACTGATCTCTTATCCACTTTCAAG GAAATTACTGTATCTTCTGGCTGGGATGAAAGCAAACAACTTTTTGAGGAAAGCTTTGAATACAG ATCAATTGGGGAAGAAAGCTTTGCTAAGGAGATTTTTGAGGATTATATCTCCCACTTGCAAGAAAAAGCAAAAGAAAGGAAGAGAGAGGAGGAAAAG GCGAAAGAGAaggagaaagagagagaggagaaagagaagaggaaggaaaaggagagaaaagagaaagacAAAGAAAGAGAGCGTGCTAGAGAGAAAAGCAAGGAATCTAAGAAAGAAGATGCAGAAAGTGAAAATATAGAAATTATCGATGACTATGTCCACAAAGAGGAGAAGAGAAGGGATAAGGACCGAGATAGGAAGCATAGGAGAAGGCATCATGCATCTGACGATCTCGGTTCTGACAAGGACGAGAGAGAGGACTCGAAGAGGTCACGCCGCCATGATGGTGGTTCTGACAAGGAGGAGAAAGAGGACTCGAAGAGGTCACGCCGCTATGATGGCGGTTCTGACAGAGATGAGAAAGAGGACTCAAAGAGGTCACGCCGCCATGATGGTGGTTCTGACAGGGAGGAGAAAGAGGACTTGAAGAGATCACGCCGCCATGATATCGGTTCTGACAGAGACGAGAAAGAGGAGTCCAAGAAGTTGCGTCGTAATGAATTCGGTTCGGACGTAGATGAAAAAGAGGATTCCAAGAAATTGCGCCGTCATGATGTGGGTTCTGACAGGGACGAAAAAGAGGATTCCAAGAGGTCCCGCCGCCATGGCAGTGACAGAAAGAAATCAAGAAGG CATGCATACTCACCTGAATCAGACAGTGAAGGTAAGCacaaaaaacacaagaaagattATCGAGATGGATCTCGTAGGACCAATGAAGAGCTGGAGGATGGGGAGTTAGGTGAAGATGGTGAAATCCATTAA